The Prevotella melaninogenica ATCC 25845 genome includes a window with the following:
- a CDS encoding condensin complex protein MksE, whose translation MRNNTQRIYERLIRGEFLSVDSSDNSIRHLYDDLEENFEDYADYFKEVGLQLEQGNGYFYFSRIGEGKQAIEQKLESFSKWLDYLDFLKCYNQAFSAGYQFRKGHLIEQISLDIELKEKANHLFKKYGAGSNQEIVNKLLQEMQNMGFAECVNIQDETFKITSAFRYAEELVNMIQIANEDEIPE comes from the coding sequence ATGCGAAATAACACTCAACGAATATATGAACGATTAATCCGCGGAGAATTCCTCTCTGTTGATAGTTCTGACAACTCTATCCGCCATCTATACGATGACTTAGAAGAGAACTTTGAAGATTATGCAGACTACTTTAAAGAAGTTGGTCTACAATTAGAACAAGGCAATGGTTACTTCTACTTCTCTCGTATAGGGGAAGGAAAACAAGCTATAGAACAAAAGTTAGAAAGTTTTTCTAAGTGGCTTGATTATCTTGACTTTCTTAAATGCTATAACCAAGCATTCTCTGCAGGTTACCAATTTCGCAAAGGACATCTAATAGAACAAATCAGTTTAGATATTGAATTGAAGGAGAAAGCCAACCACCTATTTAAGAAGTATGGCGCAGGCTCAAATCAAGAAATAGTGAACAAGCTACTCCAAGAGATGCAAAACATGGGATTTGCTGAATGTGTCAATATTCAAGATGAGACTTTTAAGATAACCTCTGCATTCCGTTATGCTGAGGAATTGGTTAACATGATTCAAATAGCTAACGAAGATGAAATACCTGAATAG
- a CDS encoding ATP-binding protein, translated as MKYLNRIIFINSANIPYAEISVDGNVHFTGTQGVGKSTVLRALLFFYNADKHKLGIQQGQKSFDEFYFRQSNSHILYEVMRDNGAYTILVNRYQGRASWRFIDAPYQREWLIDNDKQVLSDWVKIRERIDKNVSVSARIDSGVMFKDIIFGNTHDHKFTRYALVQSSHYQNIPRSIQNVFLNTKLDADFVKNTIIQSMADEDHPIDLQTYRRLVTDFEREYDEIDCWFRQTRDGIYPVRQQALKIAEQGRKIVAFDQQLLDVWHMLNYVVADDEQQIPLLESKLVDVRNNIEKESKRQKELKADYDKEKDSLNQDLGGKNSKLKEIAEKRKYFDAINIKEKVALNAREKSLKYEADEKKMLLDDLLKTNASIAEKYNIAKAKLENAHQAFTNRLREALYTKQTELQQERNRYEEERSKNRNLVMNAYRAWSLESKERLHSLTVEQYRADSRLKELRQWHPKEDDIKLVKEQLQQLDINEKANEEQQKTVRIQIEKLTNEFEMKEAELKQASLQEQKRLEDNRAICRNEIARINDLLSHLDDSLYHWLCKNAEGWEDTIGKVVDEERILYAQGLEPTLDYKTDNLFGVKLNLENIEPTHRTPDEYRAEKKKLEERLQLLNRQLSQLPITLQEEISKLGKKYGNLLKPLRQEATQLRVEADQIPTKRQDLQNQRHKLEMEEQEIISSEQELRMRAFNDATLKVDAEKERQAKNDAKNEKDLKELDAAFNRSVKALNNELNAFQEQQKTEVELHNQEFENQKTQLDKQQKAELEGKGVDIRLLNEYRKALDELNKLLQQIETDRNDVIKYEDAVATLFSKEADIRNNIKEIGQRLIMLQQRYEDKRIRIEKKRQGFEDQQRAIQKDLAHRRDGLNQYHQVIENEHLVSNDYLADNKVKSTHLDCLQLISQLRGTINQKREAIEILKGTVVNFNRNFKPQNAFHFNTMPITDADYMQIAVDLQEFIDNNKIEEYRRRTSEHYKDILGRISTEVGALMKRRSDVDGVILDINRDFVEKNFAGVIKSIELRANESSDKLMQLLISIHNYCIENALSIGELNLFSSDNRDEVNRKVVDYLKSLSHQLQNEPTRNIVSLGDSFRLQFRVKENDNDTSWVERINNVGSDGTDILVKAMVNIMLINVFKKKAARKSGDFIVHCMMDEIGRLHPNNIKGILQFANSRNIQLINSSPTSYNPYDYRYTYLLSKHGVKTKVEKLLKRI; from the coding sequence ATGAAATACCTGAATAGAATCATATTTATCAATAGTGCTAATATTCCTTATGCTGAAATATCAGTAGATGGCAACGTGCATTTCACTGGAACGCAGGGTGTAGGAAAGAGTACAGTACTAAGAGCACTACTATTCTTCTACAATGCCGACAAGCATAAGTTGGGTATTCAACAAGGCCAGAAGTCGTTTGACGAGTTCTATTTCCGCCAATCTAACTCGCATATCCTCTATGAGGTAATGCGTGATAATGGAGCATATACCATATTAGTCAACCGATACCAAGGACGCGCTTCTTGGCGGTTTATTGATGCACCATACCAAAGGGAGTGGCTCATTGATAATGATAAACAGGTGTTGAGTGACTGGGTCAAGATACGTGAACGTATTGATAAGAATGTGAGTGTGTCAGCAAGAATCGACTCTGGGGTAATGTTTAAGGACATTATCTTTGGTAACACACACGACCACAAGTTTACTCGCTATGCCTTAGTACAGAGCTCTCACTATCAAAATATACCCCGAAGTATTCAAAATGTATTCCTTAACACGAAGTTGGATGCTGACTTTGTAAAGAATACTATCATCCAGTCAATGGCTGACGAAGACCACCCTATTGATTTACAAACGTACAGAAGACTGGTAACAGACTTTGAAAGAGAATACGATGAAATAGACTGTTGGTTCCGACAGACACGTGACGGAATTTATCCCGTACGCCAACAGGCACTGAAAATAGCTGAACAGGGCCGTAAGATTGTTGCGTTTGATCAGCAACTACTTGATGTATGGCACATGCTGAACTATGTTGTAGCGGACGATGAACAACAAATACCACTATTAGAAAGTAAACTTGTAGATGTAAGAAACAATATTGAGAAAGAGAGTAAACGTCAGAAGGAACTTAAAGCAGACTATGACAAAGAAAAAGACTCACTCAATCAAGACCTTGGAGGAAAGAATAGTAAACTAAAAGAGATAGCTGAGAAACGAAAGTATTTTGATGCTATCAATATAAAAGAAAAGGTTGCACTTAATGCTCGTGAGAAGTCATTAAAGTATGAGGCGGATGAGAAAAAAATGCTATTGGACGATTTACTCAAAACGAATGCGTCAATAGCAGAGAAGTATAATATCGCCAAAGCGAAACTTGAAAATGCTCATCAAGCATTTACCAATAGGCTGAGAGAGGCTTTGTATACAAAGCAAACAGAGCTACAACAAGAACGAAATCGCTATGAAGAAGAGCGTTCTAAGAACAGAAACCTGGTTATGAATGCGTATCGTGCTTGGTCACTCGAATCCAAAGAACGTCTTCACAGTCTTACTGTTGAACAGTATAGAGCTGATAGTAGACTTAAAGAACTGCGTCAATGGCACCCAAAAGAGGATGACATCAAGCTGGTAAAGGAGCAACTGCAACAATTAGATATCAATGAAAAGGCTAATGAGGAACAACAGAAAACTGTTAGAATTCAAATAGAAAAGCTGACTAACGAATTCGAAATGAAAGAGGCTGAATTAAAACAAGCCTCTTTGCAGGAACAAAAACGATTGGAAGACAATCGCGCGATATGCCGTAATGAGATTGCAAGAATCAACGACTTGCTGTCACATCTGGATGACTCGCTGTATCATTGGTTGTGTAAGAATGCTGAAGGGTGGGAAGATACGATTGGAAAAGTTGTAGATGAAGAACGAATACTCTACGCCCAAGGACTTGAACCAACGTTAGACTATAAAACGGACAACCTATTTGGAGTAAAGCTCAACTTGGAAAATATTGAGCCTACCCATCGTACTCCTGATGAGTATCGAGCAGAGAAAAAGAAATTAGAAGAACGACTTCAACTTCTGAATAGACAGTTATCACAACTGCCAATAACCCTCCAAGAGGAAATATCTAAACTTGGTAAGAAGTATGGTAACCTACTTAAACCATTGCGTCAGGAAGCTACTCAGCTAAGAGTGGAGGCTGATCAAATACCTACAAAGAGACAGGACCTGCAAAACCAGCGACATAAATTAGAGATGGAAGAGCAGGAAATAATCTCAAGCGAACAAGAGTTACGTATGCGTGCATTCAATGATGCCACTCTAAAAGTTGATGCTGAGAAAGAAAGACAAGCTAAGAATGATGCTAAGAACGAAAAGGACTTGAAGGAACTTGATGCTGCTTTCAATAGGTCTGTAAAGGCACTTAATAATGAACTTAATGCCTTTCAAGAGCAACAAAAGACTGAAGTTGAATTGCATAATCAGGAATTTGAAAATCAAAAAACTCAACTTGACAAGCAACAAAAAGCCGAGCTTGAAGGCAAAGGAGTAGATATCAGACTATTGAACGAATATCGCAAAGCACTTGATGAGCTTAACAAGCTACTTCAACAGATAGAAACAGACCGCAATGACGTAATCAAATACGAAGATGCGGTGGCCACTCTCTTCTCCAAAGAGGCTGATATTAGAAACAATATAAAGGAGATTGGGCAGCGACTTATTATGTTGCAACAACGCTACGAAGACAAACGAATACGCATAGAGAAGAAGAGACAGGGATTTGAAGACCAACAAAGAGCGATTCAAAAAGACCTCGCTCATAGACGAGATGGACTAAATCAATATCATCAAGTTATAGAAAATGAACACTTAGTATCCAACGATTATCTCGCTGATAATAAGGTAAAGTCTACGCATTTAGACTGTCTACAGCTAATAAGTCAGCTGAGAGGCACCATTAATCAGAAACGAGAAGCCATTGAGATACTAAAAGGAACTGTCGTAAACTTCAATCGTAACTTTAAGCCACAGAATGCTTTTCACTTCAACACAATGCCTATCACAGACGCAGATTATATGCAGATTGCAGTTGACTTACAAGAGTTTATCGACAATAATAAGATAGAAGAGTATCGAAGACGTACCAGTGAACATTATAAAGACATCTTAGGACGTATTTCAACTGAGGTCGGAGCATTGATGAAACGTCGATCTGATGTGGATGGAGTAATCCTTGACATCAATCGAGACTTTGTTGAGAAGAACTTTGCAGGAGTCATTAAAAGTATAGAATTAAGAGCAAATGAGTCGTCAGACAAGCTTATGCAGTTGCTTATATCTATTCATAATTACTGCATTGAGAATGCTCTTTCTATAGGAGAACTTAATCTCTTCTCAAGTGATAATCGTGATGAAGTAAACCGAAAGGTTGTAGATTATCTTAAAAGCTTATCTCATCAGTTACAGAACGAGCCAACTCGTAACATCGTATCATTGGGCGATTCCTTCCGTTTACAATTCCGTGTAAAGGAGAACGACAATGATACAAGCTGGGTAGAACGCATTAATAACGTTGGTTCAGACGGAACAGACATCTTAGTGAAGGCAATGGTTAACATCATGCTTATCAACGTATTCAAGAAGAAGGCAGCCCGTAAGAGTGGTGATTTCATCGTCCATTGTATGATGGATGAGATTGGTCGTCTACATCCAAACAATATTAAAGGCATCTTACAGTTTGCTAACTCACGTAATATCCAGCTAATAAACAGTTCACCAACATCCTATAATCCGTACGATTACCGGTACACCTACCTACTAAGCAAGCATGGTGTAAAGACGAAAGTTGAGAAACTTTTAAAGAGAATATAA
- a CDS encoding DUF4738 domain-containing protein, producing the protein MKQKLFVCILTLLVLLTACHNRGADYQQQHEDKQAKEMLQGLWTNGENSDPAMLVKGDSIFYPDSASMPVRFWIYQDTIYLQGQNIHGYKIEKQAAHLLKFANQNGDEVKLIKSNDKTLYSAFNYHVYAMNTFLEQSQDTVIRTDLGYFQSKVHVQTTSDKVVKSTYNDNGVEVDNIYLDNVASLRLYNHGTPVFAHDFRKQEFQSLIPKSFLSRSILRKMYFTYADAKALYYYVIIGIPDADTTYVIELRVTPDGRMSKKLK; encoded by the coding sequence ATGAAACAGAAGTTATTTGTCTGCATATTAACGTTACTGGTTCTTTTAACAGCTTGCCACAATCGTGGAGCTGATTATCAACAGCAACATGAGGACAAGCAAGCAAAAGAGATGTTGCAGGGCTTATGGACCAATGGAGAGAACAGTGACCCTGCTATGTTGGTAAAGGGAGATAGCATCTTCTACCCTGACTCTGCAAGTATGCCTGTACGCTTCTGGATTTATCAAGATACAATCTACCTGCAAGGTCAAAACATTCATGGCTATAAAATTGAGAAACAGGCTGCTCACCTACTGAAATTTGCCAACCAAAATGGTGATGAAGTAAAGTTGATAAAGAGTAATGATAAAACGCTCTATTCAGCCTTTAACTATCATGTTTACGCTATGAACACCTTCTTGGAGCAATCACAAGATACCGTTATCCGTACAGACTTAGGTTATTTCCAAAGTAAAGTTCATGTACAAACGACCTCCGACAAAGTGGTTAAATCGACTTATAATGATAATGGAGTAGAAGTTGACAACATCTATCTTGATAATGTTGCGTCACTGCGATTGTACAATCATGGTACTCCTGTCTTTGCACATGACTTCCGTAAACAGGAGTTCCAGTCGCTTATCCCTAAGAGTTTCCTCTCTCGCAGCATTCTACGTAAGATGTATTTCACGTATGCTGATGCCAAAGCACTCTACTATTATGTTATTATCGGAATCCCTGATGCCGACACAACATACGTTATCGAACTGAGAGTAACTCCTGACGGAAGAATGAGTAAGAAGTTAAAGTAA
- the mnmE gene encoding tRNA uridine-5-carboxymethylaminomethyl(34) synthesis GTPase MnmE, with protein MNSKGIFLSASDTVCSLATQPGGAIGVIRVSGEKAIEVTDKVFHGVRGKHLTDAKGNTLHYGEILDKEGKTIDDVLVSVFRAPHSYTGENSTEISCHGSAYILNQVVKALIDAGCRQAQPGEYTQRAYVNGKMDLSQAEAVADLIAASNRATHQVALSQLKGHFSSELSLLREQLLKMTSLLELELDFSDHEELEFADRTELKALAETIHQKIKLLTDSFETGKALKKGVPVAIVGKTNVGKSTLLNCLLHEEKAIVSDIHGTTRDVIEDTTEIKGVTFRFIDTAGIRHTDDQIEKLGIERAYQKMDEAAIVLWVIDEQPTAEECAEMQRLAKGKHLIAIFNKIDSKETERKLLNDELPTIFISAKLKQNIKALEEAIYEAADIPEISENSVIITSARHYEALTHADESILRVIEALDFGLSGDLVSEDLRICLHQLADITGGQITPHEVLGNIFKHFCIGK; from the coding sequence ATGAATTCAAAGGGTATATTTTTATCAGCATCTGATACAGTGTGTAGTCTTGCTACTCAGCCTGGTGGAGCTATAGGTGTCATCCGTGTGAGTGGTGAGAAGGCGATAGAAGTGACGGACAAAGTCTTTCATGGTGTTCGTGGAAAGCATTTAACAGATGCGAAAGGGAATACCTTGCATTATGGTGAAATCCTTGACAAGGAGGGAAAAACCATTGATGATGTTCTGGTTAGTGTCTTCCGTGCTCCTCATAGCTATACGGGTGAGAATAGTACTGAGATATCTTGTCATGGTTCTGCTTATATTCTTAATCAGGTTGTAAAGGCACTTATCGATGCTGGTTGTCGTCAGGCTCAGCCGGGAGAGTACACACAGCGAGCTTATGTGAACGGCAAGATGGATCTTAGTCAGGCGGAAGCTGTTGCCGACCTTATTGCTGCTTCTAATCGTGCAACGCATCAAGTGGCATTGAGCCAGTTGAAGGGCCATTTTAGTTCAGAGCTTTCACTCTTGCGTGAACAGCTTTTGAAAATGACTTCTTTGTTGGAGTTAGAACTTGATTTCTCTGACCATGAGGAACTTGAATTTGCTGATCGTACAGAACTAAAAGCTTTGGCAGAGACGATTCATCAAAAGATAAAACTCCTCACAGATTCCTTTGAGACGGGTAAGGCTTTGAAGAAAGGTGTGCCTGTTGCCATTGTTGGTAAGACGAATGTGGGTAAGTCGACTCTGTTGAATTGCCTTCTTCATGAGGAGAAAGCTATTGTTTCAGATATTCATGGTACAACACGCGATGTCATTGAAGATACAACAGAAATCAAAGGTGTCACCTTTCGTTTTATAGATACGGCTGGTATTCGTCACACTGATGACCAAATTGAGAAGTTAGGCATTGAGCGCGCTTATCAAAAGATGGATGAGGCTGCCATTGTCTTATGGGTTATTGATGAGCAGCCAACGGCAGAAGAATGTGCTGAAATGCAGCGTTTGGCGAAAGGTAAGCATTTGATAGCTATCTTTAATAAAATAGATAGTAAAGAAACAGAGCGAAAACTGCTAAATGATGAATTGCCAACTATCTTTATATCAGCAAAGTTAAAGCAAAATATTAAGGCTTTGGAGGAGGCTATTTATGAAGCTGCTGATATCCCTGAGATAAGTGAGAATAGTGTTATCATTACTTCTGCGCGTCATTACGAGGCATTAACGCATGCTGACGAATCTATTTTACGTGTCATAGAAGCTCTCGACTTTGGACTTAGTGGTGACCTTGTTAGTGAAGACTTACGCATCTGTCTTCATCAACTCGCTGATATAACAGGTGGGCAGATCACCCCACATGAAGTGCTTGGAAATATATTTAAGCACTTTTGTATTGGTAAGTAA